The Bacteroidia bacterium genomic interval CGGACAGAAACTCAGCAGCAGAAAAAGCTATGGAAAGCGCGATTTCATTTATTTCAACAATGACAATGCAGACAAACTCTATTTTATCCATAAAGGAGCTGTAAAGATCATAGGATATACAGATGATGGGCAGGAAGTGATAAAAGCCCTTTTGCATAAAGGGGAAATCTTTGGAGAATCAGCTGTATATGGTCCCGGTAAAAGAATGGATTATGCACAGGCCGCTGAAGATTGTGAGATTTGCGTAATCTCAACCGAGCAGGTGATGGAAATGATGAGAGATAGTGAAGGATTCGGAAAATACATTCATCAGCTATTGGGATGGAGAGTGATGTACAGCCAGAAAAGAATGGAGTCTCTTTTGTTTAAAGATGCTCGTGCGCGCATCGCAGAGTTTGTCATAGAGCAAGCTAAGAAAAGCGGCAGAACAACCCTGGATGGAGCAGTGGTTCTCAAAAACTACCTGACTCACCAGGAGATCGCCAGCTTTACAGGAACCTCTCGTCAGACAGTAACGACTGTTTTGAATAAATTTCGAGAAGCCAGAATCCTCGACTTCAACCGCCGCAGAACTACGATTCGCAATATCAATGATCTGCATTCTGAAGTATATTCCGGTGGGACTAAGGCCGTGAGACGGAGGAATATGGCATAATGAGGTGTTCTGGTATTCTGGTGTTCTGTTGAAATTAACCCGAGCACATGAGCACAAGAACACATATCAAAAAGGACTTTTAGCAAAGCTTAATCTACGGTTTATGGGTAAAACGTGGCTTTGCTAAGGTCCTTTTTCTTATTCTATTATACTTTGAGACCATTGATCCTTCTTCAAGCGCGTGGGTCCTACAGAGTCTATAGGGACTAGGGGCAGTATGTCTGGCAGGCTTTAGGCTCTGCGATTTTTGGACCGACCTATATGAAGAAAAGTAGAAGAGATCCTTCAAAAACATATCAAAAATCCTTTTCCGGAAAAAGCTACACTAGAATTTCAAGCCCCATTCCCTATATTGCTGAAAAGCAATTCAGCATGAATCTCAGCAGTCAAAAAACCATAGCCTGGGCCAGTACAGCAAGCGTCATTTTCTGTGTAGCCTATTTGATGATCGGTTATCTCCTGAAAATAGAGCATACGCTCTACGGGGTTTTCGCCAATCTCCTCGGAGGCTTATTTCTTTTGCTGGCTCCTGCTGCTTTGATTCTTTCATTTCTCTTATTCCGGGCCGAAAAGTATAAGCTTCCTTCTACTGGATTCCTGCTTATGGCATTGAATGTTCTACTTTTAAGCCTCCTATTCATTGATCCTTTGTCTCTGGCCTCATGAAAATTATCCTATTATTTAGCCTTTGGCTGCTACCTTTGTTTTCTTTTTCGCAGGATGTTGAAGAGAAAAAAATACTAGGTGTTGTAGATCAGTTTTTCTCAAGTATGGAAGAAAGGGATGTCGAATTGGCGAAAAGTCTTTTGCATAAAGATGGTCATTCTTTTCGCCTGATTAGCCCTTCCCAAAAAGAGGAAACGGAAGCCCGGACTTTCGCCAGCTATCTATCGAGTCTTGCAAGCGGAGAAGGTTCCTGGAAAGAAGAAGCCATAGA includes:
- a CDS encoding Crp/Fnr family transcriptional regulator; its protein translation is MNSQHQIWYSDKLNLQECFCAYLNSEAGQKLSSRKSYGKRDFIYFNNDNADKLYFIHKGAVKIIGYTDDGQEVIKALLHKGEIFGESAVYGPGKRMDYAQAAEDCEICVISTEQVMEMMRDSEGFGKYIHQLLGWRVMYSQKRMESLLFKDARARIAEFVIEQAKKSGRTTLDGAVVLKNYLTHQEIASFTGTSRQTVTTVLNKFREARILDFNRRRTTIRNINDLHSEVYSGGTKAVRRRNMA
- a CDS encoding nuclear transport factor 2 family protein is translated as MKIILLFSLWLLPLFSFSQDVEEKKILGVVDQFFSSMEERDVELAKSLLHKDGHSFRLISPSQKEETEARTFASYLSSLASGEGSWKEEAIDPKVLIDHNLAMVWTRYKFYINGKFSHCGTDAFTLAKSEQGWKILDLAYTVQKEGCE